From the Lathyrus oleraceus cultivar Zhongwan6 chromosome 3, CAAS_Psat_ZW6_1.0, whole genome shotgun sequence genome, the window ATCTTGTAAAGCACTTTTGTATGTCTTCAGAGTCAAAGTGTGTTGAGTCCAGAATATGATGATGTCACACGTCAAATCTTCAAAATCAGAACCTGTTAGTAAAAGCTACACACTATACAAAACTATTAgggtacaaaattgttctctaagaaacaatgtattattatcatcaaaactaaatgTCAGATATAGAACAAAATCTTTTTCCTACAATCTCTCCCCTCTTATATTCTTTCCTTTTATCCTTCTCATTTTTATGCTAATGTTCTCTCTTCCAATTACATTTTTATTACACCTTTCTTCTCTGATTTCacatctcttatgttctttctttttcatcttctctaatctctcatctcctatattttttatgtttcatTATAATGTTTTTATATTGGTTTATGCTACTATTTTATGTTTTTATTCcatttttgtaatatttgattttttcatattgaatgagaagttttttttgccaaatatgatgagttttgttgttatttggtaatgtatgaatgactatACACAAATTTATGTTGTTCTTTATAGTTATATGTATGGATCAATAAAAATCTTGTAAAAAACCGAATCAATCCAACCATCCAACCCATATTGATTAGGTTTGGTTTGGTTCAATTTTACTTCTAAAAGTCAACTGAACCAAACCGAATCACACacttttttctcttgcggttcgaATGACTTTTAGCGTTAAAACCGCACCACGAACACCCCTAAGTTTACGTGCCCGAATGACAATGTGATTAAATCCTGCTCAGTTAATATTTGCGTCTTTCACATGTGGAGATGTGAAAGGTCTATCACTAATCGTTGAATAATACTGTCGCCATCTCCATTACTCCTCATTGCAAAAAgttaattaaattttaaataattaaataataattttacttttaaagaaaaaataatagCTAACTATATTGGATTTATTCTCAAAATTAGTATGTGGCATTTCTCACACCCAACACTAAAAGTTTTCTATTAAATGCGGTGAAAGTGAAAATGGATAATGCAAATTGTTAAAAATGTGATATACTAGTAGGATTACGTGGCAGAATACATGATAGTAATTGATTGACAATATAAAATCATCTTACACCATTGATGGATATCCCATTTTCTCCATATAAAAAGTGGTGTaaacacaaaaatttaaaaatttataaatatttatCACAATTCTCTTTAATTGTGGTAAAAAAACCGTATTTTTTAAATTtaatgataaacacagtgtaaacttaaatattaaaaaaatatatcaacATATAAAGTTGATTATGAGAAATGCAAAATCTCACAGTAATTTTGAAAAATGCGAATCAGgaattttttataaatatttttctAGTAATAAGAACAAAATTGTCATCTTGTGTCTAATTTAGGGAGTGAGAGGTGCACATATTGGAGTGGGTGATGCAGGATAAAAATCTCATGTAAGTTGTATTACTCTTATAGATTACAACTCTAATGGGCCGGGCTTATTGAAAGTCCAGCCACAGTAGAATCTCCTGCTTCACGGAGCACCGGCTTCATCCTCTGTAAATTAGGGTTTACAATTTCTTCATCGCTGTTTCCTCAATTTCAATTTCTCTGAAGTTCGTACACTAATCTTCAAACAATGACGAAACATGATAATGAACGAAACTATAATGACGAAGAGAGGAAGAAACGAATGACAATGACGAAGAATAAGAAGAGGAATATTTCTCGGTTGGGTGGAAGTGGACTTTCGCTTGACGCTTTCGCTAATGCCAAATCCAATAACAGTCAATACAATCCATCGCTCATAAGTATGCAAATTTCTCTTCTTTTTTCAGCATCATTCATATCTTATTTTTTGTGTATACTGGATTCGTTACTCATTTGAATTATAGTTTATGAAATTTGATGTATAGAGAAGGAAAATAGTTGAAGAAAAATGTAGGTTTTTTGTTTCATTTGAGTTCTGACTGCAATTGAATACTTAGGTTAGTAGTAGTAGTCGTTTAGTACTGGATTATTTTGATTACTTTTGTTTAGTATGAGAGTTGATGAAGAAGCTTTTATCTTTGATGCCTAGTTAGATCCTCAATTTAGAAAGAGGAAAGTGATGCTACCTGTGCTAATTTTTTGTGTTAGCTTTCTCTGGAGTAAGGGAGATGAGTTTCTTTTTGGTCAATTAAGATTGCAATTGAATGGAATAGGATGAGTGGAACTGAGCATACAACAACGACCACCAAGCCTTATCTCACCACTAAGTGGAGTCAGCTACATAGATCAACTTTTGTAAAATGTTCTATTCAGGATTATGCTTCTATGCAAATCGTTAATCTCGAGACCTTTTTTAATAACTTCTCTTATAGGATGAGTGGAACTGAGTATAACAGAACAAAATTATCACTCCGCTGTTTGGATGTTTATATAGTGGAACCGAGAAAAGTTTGTTCATGCCCTCAAGTTCGAGGAGAAGAAAAAGTGGGATGTTGGATGTAATGGAATTGAGTGTATTCCATTGCATATTTAAGTATTTTAGCAGGGAAGCATAATGCCATTTCATGAAATTGCATCCCCATTCTGTCCTTTAACATATCTTGTTAGGCTTTTTTTGCTGACAATTCCACCTTCTTGGGCAATTTTTTTTACTAAACTCCTTTCCCAAGTTACGCATCAGATTTCCTCTTTGTGATTGTATATTTATATTTGTCTTATAAATGCATATTTTTTGGTCTTAGTTATTTTATACACCACTAAGAGTATTGGTCTAAATGTGAGGGGAACATATATTCAACCCTTATTGCCTCCACTGTATCCAGTCCTATCTTGACTTAATTAGAGTCTATCAAGATACCGTAAGTGTTATCAAATAACGGCGCCATGGCCGCTATGTCGGATATACATGGCGGTTTTTGGCCTTGCCACAATGGTTAATATCAGCCGATATTGCGGGTTTTCCCACCATAATCCGCTTTAATGCCGCCGAAAAGCCAGCTGGTAAGGTGGGATTTTGGCTATCTGCCATGGTCTGTCATCCGCCACCATCGACAAACACTGGTTTCAAGTGTGGATATTTAAGTGTTTGACACTTCCCAAGTAAAATTGTAAGATTCATGGAGTTATTTGATTAGACACGGAAATATTATTAAAGCCAATGTGGTTAATGACCCCAATTTTATTGGTGCTTTCAGTTCATGTCGAAAATGATATATTTTGTTGGTGTTTCTAGTTTCCATGTTATATAGTTCTTCTCCTTCCAGTTTCTTCCAACATTGGTATTCATTGTTATTTTGAAAAATAAGGTGCAATGATCTTAATTAATTTTCAAATCGTGATGGGGGTCTAGCGATGCGTCAGGACTAGACTCATTTAGGTTCCATTATAAGTCATACCTAGCATTTACAAGCATTCACAGAAGGATGATTTCAAAATTTGAACTAGTTATCTCCTATCATGTAATAACATTTCAGTGGTTTTGTGTCAAGTCTCTCTTTTGAAGGAGAAGGGAGATGTTGGGCTTCAAATAAAAAGAATGGAAGTACTATGTAGACCATATGAATTAAGGTTCTTCTTTCCTTAGATTGTAGAGTTTGTGTTAATCATGTCTATTGTGAAGCTAATAAGATTCCTGATGATTATGCTATTTCGGGGGTGCTCTTTAGCCAATTATTTGGTTATGGAGCAGTCCCACTTGTCTGTCAGGGAGTTGTTACTTGCTGGTGCTTTCAGAGTTTCTACTCTAAATATATTTTCCGTCTAATTTTGGTTTTCTTGGGCTCTAGCCTTTTccttaaaaaaaaatcaaaccGAGGCAATAAGTATAGTACATTGGTAAAGTTTTACAATTTGCATCTAGTCTCTAGAGATAGTTCATGtggttttgttttgttttgttttgtttatcAGCATAACTAAATATTTGTGTGATAGTCAAACTGTAACTCCCAGAGTTgattttttcaaaatatttgatgaataaaaataaatcaaaactTTTTTCTTTCGGTACTCTCCAAATATAATTTGTTCTCAAGATGctacattttattttattttatgtggCTCTTTAAGGCATTTTTTTTCCTGTCATGACAGGGATATACTGTTTTTAAGGTTTTGGACCCTGTTTTTAAGGTTTTGGACCCTTACCCTGATTCTGAATACATTCTACCAGTTCTTATATGAACTTATGATTTAGGATGAGAATAAAGATTGGCGATAGATATCTAACTTAAGTTCCTTTTTCATGTTAAATAAGTCAGTACATGCTTGTCATGGAtgttcttttttcttttctttcagAGAAGCAAAGGGAGTTATACAAGAATGCTAAGAATGTGCAGAAGTATAGGAAGATGCTAAAGCAGCAAAACCAGCATAATGATCCCTCGGTGGCCGAAAGACATGTCGAGGTTTGATATCTCATTTGCTGCTTGCCGCGAGATTGTTCTATTTACTTGTCTATGGGTCAAGACCAGCCTAATACTTCCTATTCAAATTTATCTAATCATGAGGAGCTGTTGTGGCGGCCCGAGTCTTAACATTGATCTATCTAGTCAACAAAATACTCTCTAGAATCTTTATTGTTTTAGCGTACTATTCACGTTCCTTTCTGCTTGCTGTTGCAGAATTTGAATGAACCCGAAGAGGACAACAAGGACAAGAATGAGAGGAGGAAGAGGAAGAAGGATAGTGCTTTTAGTTTGGAAGAATTATACAAGAAGCAGcatgaagaaaaagagaaagaaagaatGGAGAGGGAAGCAATTTTCCAAGAAAAGAAAGAACAGCGAGAAAAAGCCGAAGCTCACAGAAAAACTTTACGACAAAAAATGCTTA encodes:
- the LOC127125450 gene encoding protein PXR1; amino-acid sequence: MTKHDNERNYNDEERKKRMTMTKNKKRNISRLGGSGLSLDAFANAKSNNSQYNPSLIKKQRELYKNAKNVQKYRKMLKQQNQHNDPSVAERHVENLNEPEEDNKDKNERRKRKKDSAFSLEELYKKQHEEKEKERMEREAIFQEKKEQREKAEAHRKTLRQKMLKKTRKGQPVMKYRIEHLLETIQSSAKNAAGN